TTTGTAAACGAATATTTCTATTCAAAACTCGACGATACAGTTCATTTAAATCTGAACTTGCAAATCTACCACCTTCTAAAGGTACTAATGGACGTAGGTCCGGTGGTAAAACCGGCAACACTTCCATGATCATCCAATTTGGACGTAAATCCGCTTGCGATAATCCGTTTAATATCTTAATTCTACGCATAATCTTATGACGAGCTGCTACTGAAGATGTGTTTTTATACACTTCTTGCAATATAGCTGCTTCTGCATCAAGATCTACCATTTCTAGTACTTGTTTTACCGCTTCAGCACCAGACAACGCTACGAATTCAATATCATCTGCATGATTATTTACATATTCGTTATATTCGTTATTAGTAATAACTGCTTTACGATTATATGGAGAATCACCTTGATGAACAACCATGTATGAATCAAAATAAATAACGCGTTCTAATTCTTTTACTGAAAGATCTAAAACTAAGCTTAAATAACTTGGTGTTCCTTTTAAGTACCAAATATGGCAAACAGGAGCAACTAATTCAATATGTCCCATACGCTCACGACGTACACGAGACTGAATTACTTCAACGCCACATTTTTCACACGTAACACCACGATGTTTCATACGTTTGTATTTACCGCAATTGCATTCCCAGTCCTTTACAGGACCGAAAATTTTTGCGCAAAACAAACCATCTTTTTCTGGTTTTAATGTACGATAGTTAATCGTCTCTATTTTTTAACTTCACCGTAAGAAAGAGATTTAATCTTTTCTGGAGATGACAAACGAACACGAACAGCATTAAACTGCGTCGGTTGAATGTACTCTCTAAATCTCTGTAATATTTGATTACTCACTTAGTTCCTCCTTACCAGTCTTGAACAAGTCAACTTGCAACCCTAAACTTTGAAGCTCTTTTACTAACACGTTAAATGACTCTGGTAGTCCTGGATCAGGTATCTCATCCCCACGAACAATTGTTTCATAGACTTTATGTCTACCAGTTACGTCATCTGATTTGTATGTTAGCATCTCTTGTAATGTATAACTCGCTCCGTACGCTTCAAGAGCCCATACTTCCATCTCACCAAATCGCTGTCCACCAAACTGTGCTTTACCGCCTAATGGCTGTTGTGTAATAAGTGAATAAGGTCCAACTGAACGAGCATGAAGTTTATCATCAACCATGTGGTTCAATTTCAAAATATAAATCACACCTACAGTTACCGGTTGGTCAAAATATTCACCAGTTCTACCATCTCTAATTCTTAATGAACCTGATTCTGACAATCCAGCATCTTTTAACAATGGCTGAATTTCAGTTTCAAAGTTAGCACCTTGGAAAATAGGAATAGAAAAATGAATTCCTTCTTTCACTGTACGTCGAGCTAATTTTAAAAGACCATCAGTTCCATGACCTTCTTCAAATGCATTGATAACTTCTTTTCCAAAATGTTTTACTAAGAAGTCTTTTACATAACTGTAACTTTGTTCTTCAATAACTTTTTGTAAATTTTCACCAAGTTGTTTACCCGCAAACCCAAGAATTGTTTCAAGAATTTGACCTACGTTCATACGAGATGGTACACCAAGTGGGTTTAATATAATATCAACAGCAGTTCCATTGTCTAAAAATGGCATATCTTCTATTGGCACGATATTTGAAATAACACCTTTGTTACCATGTCGACCAGCAATTTTATCACCGACTGAAATAGTTCTTTTTGAAGCAATATACACTTTTACAACTTTAATAACACCTGAAGATAAATCGTCACCCTTTTTAAGGACAGCTATTTTTTCTTCTTTAATGCTATCTAAAATACGTAATTTAGTATTAAACGCTTCATCAAGTTCAGCTATAGCCTGTATTTTATCTTTATCTTTTGGTTTTAAAGCAAATAAATCTTCAAGAGATAACTCTTGTAATTTAGATTTGTCAAAAAGGTTGTCAACTACTAAAGATTTTTTAACAGTTGTTCCAGCTGCAGCGTTGTCTAAAATTTCAATAACTTTAGTTTCAACCATGCCACGTAAGAACTTGATTTGTTTTTCTAAATCTGCTTCTAGTTTTTCAACTTTTTTTGCAACTTCTTCTTTATAACGTTGATCTTTACGAACACCGCTACGAGAGAATACTTTAACGTCAACCACAGTACCTTCTACACCTGGAGAAACTCGTAATGAAGTATCTTTTACTTCTCGAGATTTTTCTCCAAAAATAGCACGTAGTAGTTTTTCTTCAGGTGAAAATTGTACGTCACCTTTTAAGGTAACTTTTCCAACTAAAATATCTCCAGGAATAACACGTGTTCCAATTTTAACGATTCCGTAATCATCTAAACTTGAAAGAGCTTTCTCACCAACGTTTGGAATATCTCGTGTAATTTCTTCTGGCCCAAGCTTTGTATCACGTGCATCTGAAACGTATTCATCAATACTTACAGAAGTCAAAACGTCGTCAGAAACTAAACGTCTACTTACTGCAATAGCATCCTCAAAGTTATATCCGTTCCATGGCATAAATGCTACAACTAAGTTTGTTCCAAGAGCTAATTCGCCATGTTGTATAGCTGAACCATCAGTTAGAATGTCACCTTTAGCAACAATGTCGCCAACTTTAACAGTTGGACGTTGATGTATCCATGTACTATAACTTGAACGATTAAATTTTTTCAAAGTATAGACTTTAACACCTTTATCAACCCAATCTTCAAGCGTCTTAAATCCATCTTCTTGAGCACGAACAATAATTTTATCTGCTGAAACATATTCAACAACACCATTATGTTCTGCTGTAATCACAGCACCTGATGCTTTAGAAACTTCAGCTTCCATACCAGTTCCAACAATTGGAGTTTGGCATCGAATTAAAGGTACAGCTTGACGTTGCATGTTTGCACCCATCAATGCTCTACTTGCGTCATCGTGTTCTAAGAAAGGAATTAAAGATGCAGCTACAGAAACAAGTTGTTGCGGAGATAAATCTATACAATCAATGTCTTTGCTATCAACGTCAATAAAGTTACCTTCATGACGAGCTAACACTCTATTATCTTTTAATTGTGTCCCTGTTGCGTCTACTGCATCTGCTTGTGCAATAAATCGAGAACCTTCTTCAAATGCATTTAAGAAAATAATTTCATCAACAATTTTCCCATTTACAACAGGTTTATATGCAGATTCAATAAATCCTAAATCGTTCACCATTGCATACGTTGCAAGAGATGAAATCAGACCAATAGTCTGTCCCTCTGGTGTTTCAATAGGACAAATTCTACCATAGTGAGAGGTATGAACGTCACGAACTTCATATGTAGCTCGATCTTTCATAACACCGCCTGGCCCAAGAGCTGACAAACGTCGTTTATGAGCTAATTCTGCTAAAGGATTTGTTTGATCCATGAATTGCGATAATTGACCAGAACCAAAGAATTCTCTCAATATTGCGCTCAAAGGCTTTACGTTTAAAAAGTCTTGGGGCATTAATGCGCTTTGAACTTCTTGCATTCTGAATCGTTCTTTAGCAATACGTTCCATACGAGCTAAGCCTGTATAGATTTGATTACTCAATAATTCGCCAACTAAACGAACACGTCTATTACCAAGGTGATCGATATCATCAAGTTCGCCAATACCACGCTCTCTTAAAGCAATAATATAACGAATAGTACCTAAGATATCTTCATAGGTTAACGCAGTTTGAGCTTCGTCGATGTTCAGACCTAGTTTGCTGTTTAAACGAATTCGTCCAACGCGAGTTAAGTCGTAATAACGATTTGAGAAAAATTGACGTTCAAGTCTTTCTTTAACTTCAGCTAAAGAAGCACTATCCCCAGGCCATATTTTTGCATGTAAATCATGTAATGCTTCATCTTGCGTAACACAACGATCATGCATTAATGTTAATGCCATTGTTGGCTGGAAAATATAACCTTGTAAATCGATAAGATCTACAACAGCATTGTGTTGTTTTTTAATAATAGCACAATGACTTTCTGTAAGAGTAACACCCTGCTCTATTAATAATTCACCAGTGTCTTGATCAATAAAATCAGAACGCAATGCTTTATTAAATAAAACAGAATCTTGAATATTCAAACGGTTAATTCTTAACGTTTGTAATTCTGAAAGCAAAGCACTTGTTACACGACGTCCTGCAAATTTCGACGCAAACTCTTCTGGCAACATACTTTGTTCAAGACGTTGACCAATTAAATTTTCATCTACTTTTTTATACAAAGAACCATTATCAACCCAAACTGAATTAGATGAATAGAATAATGGAAGAATTTGTTCGCGAGGTGTACCCATCGCTTGCAAGAAGGTTGAAACAAGTACTTTCTTTTTCTTATCAATTCTTACATAAAGACAGTCATTTGTATCGAACTCAAAATCAATCCATGATCCTCTCATAGGAATAATTCGAGCTAAATAATAAGGCTTGCCTCGTAAATCTTTGTTTTTCTTACTTTTAGAAAAAACAGCACCTGGAGAACGGTGTAATTGACTTACAACTACCCGATCAACACCATTAATAATAAAGGTACCTTGATCACCAACAAAATATTGGCCATCTTGTTCATACAAATCAACCATTATAGGCACATCAGCAAAATAAACATTTTGCTCTTTGATATCATGTACATTACGTACACCATTATCATCAACATCCCATGTAATTAACTGTATCTTAACCTTTAAAGGAAAGGCGTACGTTTCTTCTCCATCTCGACATTCTTGAACAGACAAAGGAACTTTGATGCCTACGCGAGAATGACATGACGGACACATAATGTAACGAGCGCTTTTCTTTGAACACCCTGTACATTTTTGTCCATCTTCTAAACGAGAACAATCTCGTTTATCACAGCGAGAACACTCCCAAGTATAACGATTTGTAATACCTGTTAATAACCCACATGTGCAAGCCCAATTACCAAGTTCATAACTTACGAATTCCAAAGAAAGTTTATCACTATGTTCTATAGGAAAAACATCCCTTAGTGCCTTCTCTAATCCCATGACTACTCGCTCTGATGGCAAATAATCAAGTTGCACAAAATCATTAAATGACTTTGACTGCACCTCAATTAGATTAGGCACTGGAACAACATTTTTAACTTTTCCAAACGACTTTCGTAAAATTATACTATCAACAGTCGAGCGAGATACCATGCTGCTCCTTATAAAAAAAACTCAACAATTACTGTTCACAACCCCAATCAAACAACTAATTTATTGCCCAAAAAACTTGTATAAAATTAATTATACAAGTTCAACTGTAGCGCCAGCTTCTTCTAAAGCAGCTTTCATCTTAGCAGCATCATCTTTAGATGCAGATTCAACTACAGTAACAGGAGCACTTTCTACCATTGTTTTAGCTTCAGCTAAACCAAGAGTAACAACAGAACGTAAAGCTTTAATTACTTTAATTTTGTCAGCACCCATGCTTTTTAGAACAACTTTGAAATCTGATTTTTCTTCTTTAGGCGCTTCTACTTCTGTAGCAGCTGCAGGAGCAGCAGCCATAGACATAGCTGAAACACCAAACGCTTCTTCAATCGCTTTTACAAGTTCAGAAAGTTCTAAAACAGTCATTGCTTGTACAGCTGCAATAATATCATTAAATTTATGTGCCATGTGCGCATCCCCGAAAACAATAATAACGTATATTCTTAATTAACTAACTCAACTACTCGGCTTTTTTTTCTGCTACAGCTTTAATAGCCATTGCAAATACTATTACCGGCGCGCTTAATACACCACATAATTGTGATAGTAATATTTCGCGAGAAGGCAATAATGCTATCGATCTAACAGATTTTGCATCATAAACTTTTGCTTCTGAGCAACCTGCTACAATTTTTAGCTTATCATTGTTCTTTGCAAAATCATGTAATACTTTTGCAACACTTGTCATATCGCTATCAGCGAATACGTATGCAAGCTGACCTACTAGAAGTGTATCTAAACCTTGGCAATCACTTAAGCTTTTAACAGCTAATCTTGCCAAACGATTTTTAGCTACTTTAAGTGAGCCACCTTTGTCATCAAGTGCAAAACGAAGATTTTTCATTTGAGAAACAGTCATTCCTTGGTAATTTACCAAAAAAGCTGCTTTACTTGATGAAAACTTCGATTCTAAATTTTCTATTGTTGCTTGTTTTTGATGTTTTTTCATCTCAGCGACCTTTGCTAGCTACTTATGAAACTTGTTCTAAATTAACACCAATTCCAACACCCATAGATGAAGACATTGTTACTTTTCTTATGAACTTGCCTTTTGAAGCAGCAGGCTTAGAAGCCGCTAATGTTTTCATAAAAGTAACAAAATTTTCTTGTAATTGGCTAACATCAAACGATACTTTTCCTATCGAGAAATGAACTAGACCTTGTTTATCATTTTTGAAGAAAGCTTTACCTTTTTTCAAATCCGCAACAATAGCACCGACGTTTTGAGTAACTGTTCCCAATTTTTTGTTTGGCAATAAACCCTTAGGACCAAGAATTCTTGCTAAAACACCAATTGGTGCAACCATGTCTGGCGTTGCAACAGCAAAATCAAAATCTACCCAACCTTGAGAAATTTTTTCAATTAAATCTTCAGCACCTACAAAATCAGCACCAGCTTTTTCAGCTTGAGTTGCAGCATCACCTTTAGCGAATACAACAATTCTAACTTTTTTGCCTGTGCCATGAGGCAGTACAACACCGCCACGAACCACTTGGTCACCTTTTGTAGCATCTATTCCCAAATTTACATCGATATCAATAGATTCATCAAACTTAGCGAATGACAAACTTTTAACTTTAGCAATTGCATCTTTGTGAGATAATAAATCTAAGTTAGATACTAATTGCAAAGCATTGCGATGTTTTTTACCATGTTTTACCATTTAAGGCACTCCTTACTAAGCATCAACAACATCAACCCCCATACTTCTCGCAGTTCCTGCTACAGATTTTTTAGCTTGATCTAAATCACGAGTATTTAAATCAGGCATTTTGATCTGTGCAATCTCTTCGATCTCTGTCCAAGTAATCTTACCAACTTTGGTATCATGAGGACGAGCAGATCCCTTCTTCAAGTTAATCTTTTTGCGAATAAGTTCAGATGTTGGTGAAGTTTTCAAAACAAAAGTAAAACTTTTATCTTTGTAAATTGTAATAACAACAGGAACAGACTCACCCTTACGTGCCGCTGATTGAGCATTAAACTGCTTGCAGAACTCCATCATATTTACGCCATGAGGACCGAGAGCGGAACCAACTGGAGGCGCAGGAGTTGCTCCACCCGCAGGCAGAACCATTTTCACAAGAGCTTTTATTTCTTTTTTTGACATACGCACTACCTACTAAATTTATTTTTTAACCTGATCAAATCTCAATTCTACAGGAGTCATCCGACCAAAAATACTTACCTTAACAATAAGCTTTTTAGTATCTGCATCCACTTTCTCTATAATGCCTACAAAGCCTGTAAACGGTCCATCTTCCACTGTTATTTCACTATCAACTACAAAATCATCTTTGTCATTTGTTAGAACAACACCGCCTTTAATTTTCTCAAGGACTCTATCCACTTCTTTATTAGATAAAGCTATTGGATTTTTTCCACCAAGAAAACGTAAAACACGGGGTGTATTTAAGACAAACCTCACAAGCTCAGGAGCCATCTCCAATTCAATTAAAACATAGCCAGGAAAGAGCTGTTGGTCTTTTTCTTCGA
This genomic interval from Candidatus Chromulinivorax destructor contains the following:
- the nusG gene encoding transcription termination/antitermination protein NusG; protein product: MKQWYVLQIYAGYEEQVKAELERRIKDDDQGGRLGEVLVPTAKMKQMFGAVEEKDQQLFPGYVLIELEMAPELVRFVLNTPRVLRFLGGKNPIALSNKEVDRVLEKIKGGVVLTNDKDDFVVDSEITVEDGPFTGFVGIIEKVDADTKKLIVKVSIFGRMTPVELRFDQVKK
- the rpoB gene encoding DNA-directed RNA polymerase subunit beta is translated as MVSRSTVDSIILRKSFGKVKNVVPVPNLIEVQSKSFNDFVQLDYLPSERVVMGLEKALRDVFPIEHSDKLSLEFVSYELGNWACTCGLLTGITNRYTWECSRCDKRDCSRLEDGQKCTGCSKKSARYIMCPSCHSRVGIKVPLSVQECRDGEETYAFPLKVKIQLITWDVDDNGVRNVHDIKEQNVYFADVPIMVDLYEQDGQYFVGDQGTFIINGVDRVVVSQLHRSPGAVFSKSKKNKDLRGKPYYLARIIPMRGSWIDFEFDTNDCLYVRIDKKKKVLVSTFLQAMGTPREQILPLFYSSNSVWVDNGSLYKKVDENLIGQRLEQSMLPEEFASKFAGRRVTSALLSELQTLRINRLNIQDSVLFNKALRSDFIDQDTGELLIEQGVTLTESHCAIIKKQHNAVVDLIDLQGYIFQPTMALTLMHDRCVTQDEALHDLHAKIWPGDSASLAEVKERLERQFFSNRYYDLTRVGRIRLNSKLGLNIDEAQTALTYEDILGTIRYIIALRERGIGELDDIDHLGNRRVRLVGELLSNQIYTGLARMERIAKERFRMQEVQSALMPQDFLNVKPLSAILREFFGSGQLSQFMDQTNPLAELAHKRRLSALGPGGVMKDRATYEVRDVHTSHYGRICPIETPEGQTIGLISSLATYAMVNDLGFIESAYKPVVNGKIVDEIIFLNAFEEGSRFIAQADAVDATGTQLKDNRVLARHEGNFIDVDSKDIDCIDLSPQQLVSVAASLIPFLEHDDASRALMGANMQRQAVPLIRCQTPIVGTGMEAEVSKASGAVITAEHNGVVEYVSADKIIVRAQEDGFKTLEDWVDKGVKVYTLKKFNRSSYSTWIHQRPTVKVGDIVAKGDILTDGSAIQHGELALGTNLVVAFMPWNGYNFEDAIAVSRRLVSDDVLTSVSIDEYVSDARDTKLGPEEITRDIPNVGEKALSSLDDYGIVKIGTRVIPGDILVGKVTLKGDVQFSPEEKLLRAIFGEKSREVKDTSLRVSPGVEGTVVDVKVFSRSGVRKDQRYKEEVAKKVEKLEADLEKQIKFLRGMVETKVIEILDNAAAGTTVKKSLVVDNLFDKSKLQELSLEDLFALKPKDKDKIQAIAELDEAFNTKLRILDSIKEEKIAVLKKGDDLSSGVIKVVKVYIASKRTISVGDKIAGRHGNKGVISNIVPIEDMPFLDNGTAVDIILNPLGVPSRMNVGQILETILGFAGKQLGENLQKVIEEQSYSYVKDFLVKHFGKEVINAFEEGHGTDGLLKLARRTVKEGIHFSIPIFQGANFETEIQPLLKDAGLSESGSLRIRDGRTGEYFDQPVTVGVIYILKLNHMVDDKLHARSVGPYSLITQQPLGGKAQFGGQRFGEMEVWALEAYGASYTLQEMLTYKSDDVTGRHKVYETIVRGDEIPDPGLPESFNVLVKELQSLGLQVDLFKTGKEELSE
- the rplJ gene encoding 50S ribosomal protein L10, encoding MKKHQKQATIENLESKFSSSKAAFLVNYQGMTVSQMKNLRFALDDKGGSLKVAKNRLARLAVKSLSDCQGLDTLLVGQLAYVFADSDMTSVAKVLHDFAKNNDKLKIVAGCSEAKVYDAKSVRSIALLPSREILLSQLCGVLSAPVIVFAMAIKAVAEKKAE
- the rplL gene encoding 50S ribosomal protein L7/L12, which produces MAHKFNDIIAAVQAMTVLELSELVKAIEEAFGVSAMSMAAAPAAATEVEAPKEEKSDFKVVLKSMGADKIKVIKALRSVVTLGLAEAKTMVESAPVTVVESASKDDAAKMKAALEEAGATVELV
- the rplA gene encoding 50S ribosomal protein L1; protein product: MVKHGKKHRNALQLVSNLDLLSHKDAIAKVKSLSFAKFDESIDIDVNLGIDATKGDQVVRGGVVLPHGTGKKVRIVVFAKGDAATQAEKAGADFVGAEDLIEKISQGWVDFDFAVATPDMVAPIGVLARILGPKGLLPNKKLGTVTQNVGAIVADLKKGKAFFKNDKQGLVHFSIGKVSFDVSQLQENFVTFMKTLAASKPAASKGKFIRKVTMSSSMGVGIGVNLEQVS
- the rplK gene encoding 50S ribosomal protein L11, with protein sequence MSKKEIKALVKMVLPAGGATPAPPVGSALGPHGVNMMEFCKQFNAQSAARKGESVPVVITIYKDKSFTFVLKTSPTSELIRKKINLKKGSARPHDTKVGKITWTEIEEIAQIKMPDLNTRDLDQAKKSVAGTARSMGVDVVDA